In one Nicotiana tomentosiformis chromosome 6, ASM39032v3, whole genome shotgun sequence genomic region, the following are encoded:
- the LOC104119229 gene encoding probable aquaporin PIP2-1, translated as MGKDVEAATEFSAKDYTDPPPAPLIDFEELKQWSFYRAAIAEFIATLLFLYVTVLTVIGYKHQSDVDANGDVCGGVGILGIAWAFGGMIFVLVYCTAGISGGHINPAVTFGLFLARKVSLIRALVYMVAQCLGAICGVGFVKAFQSAYYDRYGGGANVMAAGHTKGVGLAAEIIGTFVLVYTVFSATDPKRSARDSHVPVLAPLPIGFAVFMVHLATIPITGTGINPARSFGAAVIYNQDKAWDEHWIFWVGPFIGAFAAAAYHQYILRAGAVKALGSFRSNA; from the exons ATGGGAAAAGACGTAGAAGCAGCAACGGAGTTTTCAGCAAAGGACTACACGGACCCACCGCCAGCACCCTTGATTGATTTTGAGGAGCTGAAACAATGGTCTTTTTACAGAGCTGCTATTGCTGAGTTTATTGCCACTTTGTTATTTCTTTACGTAACTGTACTCACTGTGATTGGGTACAAGCACCAGTCGGACGTTGACGCTAATGGCGACGTCTGTGGCGGCGTTGGCATCCTTGGTATTGCTTGGGCATTTGGTGGCATGATCTTTGTTCTTGTTTACTGCACTGCTGGTATCTCAG GGGGACACATTAACCCGGCAGTGACATTTGGGCTGTTCTTGGCGAGGAAAGTGTCACTGATCAGGGCCTTGGTGTATATGGTAGCACAGTGCTTGGGTGCAATATGTGGTGTGGGTTTTGTGAAGGCTTTTCAGAGCGCTTACTACGACAGATACGGTGGAGGTGCTAATGTGATGGCTGCTGGCCATACAAAGGGTGTCGGTCTTGCTGCTGAGATCATTGGTACCTTTGTTTTGGTCTACACTGTTTTCTCTGCCACTGACCCCAAAAGAAGCGCCAGAGACTCCCATGTCCCC GTATTGGCTCCACTTCCCATTGGATTCGCAGTATTCATGGTCCACTTAGCCACCATTCCAATCACCGGAACCGGTATCAATCCGGCTAGGAGTTTCGGAGCGGCCGTGATTTACAACCAGGACAAGGCATGGGATGAGCACTGGATTTTCTGGGTCGGTCCATTTATCGGAGCCTTCGCCGCCGCCGCCTACCACCAGTATATCCTCCGAGCTGGTGCCGTCAAAGCTCTCGGTTCCTTCAGGAGCAATGCCTAA
- the LOC104092236 gene encoding large ribosomal subunit protein uL11: MPPKFDPSQVVEVFVRVTGGEVGAASSLAPKIGPLGLSPKKIGEDIAKETAKDWKGLRVTVKLTVQNRQAKVSVVPSAAALVIKALKEPERDRKKTKNIKHNGNISLDDVIEIAKVMKPRSMAKDLSGTVKEILGTCVSVGCTVDGKDPKDLQQEIDDGDVEIPLD; encoded by the coding sequence ATGCCGCCCAAGTTCGATCCATCTCAGGTGGTCGAGGTTTTCGTCCGAGTTACCGGCGGTGAAGTCGGAGCTGCGAGTTCACTCGCTCCAAAAATCGGTCCGCTCGGTCTCTCCCCTAAAAAAATCGGTGAAGACATCGCAAAGGAAACCGCCAAGGACTGGAAGGGTCTCCGAGTCACTGTAAAACTAACCGTCCAAAACCGTCAAGCTAAAGTCTCCGTCGTTCCCTCCGCTGCCGCACTCGTCATCAAGGCGTTGAAGGAGCCGGAACGTGACCGTAAGAAGACCAAAAACATTAAGCATAACGGTAACATCTCGCTCGATGACGTCATCGAGATCGCTAAGGTGATGAAGCCAAGATCGATGGCGAAGGATTTGAGTGGAACAGTGAAGGAGATTTTGGGCACGTGTGTATCAGTTGGTTGTACGGTAGATGGGAAGGATCCTAAGGATTTGCAGCAAGAGATTGATGATGGTGATGTCGAGATTCCTCTCGATTGA
- the LOC138894361 gene encoding uncharacterized protein, giving the protein MASLEALYGRRCRSPIGWFEIGEAELIGSDLVHQAMKKVKIITERLKTAQSRQKSYSDVCRRDLEFKEDDWVFLKVSPKKGIMRYGKKGKLSSRYVGSYRVIHSRVAYKIELPPKMSLVHLVFHVSMLKKVVGDPSLIVPVEAIEVNEELTYVEIPVAILDRQVRKLRNKEIASVKVVPQQAALIIDSGTPSS; this is encoded by the exons ATGGCATCgcttgaggctttatatggtaggagatgtagatctcccattggatggtttgagattggggaagcagagttgatagggtcagacctcgtgcatcaggctatgaaaaaggttaagatcattacagaACGATTGAAAACTGCTCAAAGTCGTCAAAAGTCTTATTCGGATGTGTGTCGCAGGGATTTGGAGtttaaagaggatgattgggtattcttgaaggtttcccccaagaagggtataatgcggtatggtaagaaagggaagttgagttcgaggtatgtcggATCGTATAGAGTAATTCATAGTCGCGTGGCTTACAAGATTGAACTACCTCCaaagatgtctttagtgcacctagtgttccatgtatccatgttgaagaaggtggttggagatccatcacttattgttccagttgaggctattgaggttaacgaggaattgacttatgTAGAAAtcccagttgccattcttgataggcaagtccgtaagctgagaaataaagaaattgcctccgtgaaa gtggttccacagcaggcagctttgatcattgatagcggtacaccctcttcctag